One Phoenix dactylifera cultivar Barhee BC4 chromosome 8, palm_55x_up_171113_PBpolish2nd_filt_p, whole genome shotgun sequence genomic window carries:
- the LOC103702541 gene encoding probable lactoylglutathione lyase, chloroplastic, translated as MARILPMAASYSLQLAGLRPPSPFSAAVRLASNARLGLHSAPFRRLALSHLGSAMHHGQLFGIKPSKLIRKASGIEASAAGNMTTQASTTVSQEEALEWVKKDKRRLLHVVYRVGDLDKTIKFYTECLGMKLLRKRDIPEERYTNAFLGYGPEDSHFVVELTYNYGVDKYDIGTGFGHFGIAVEDVAKTVDLIKAKGGKVTREPSSLKGGKTLVASIEDPDGYKFELLERGPTPEPFCQLMLRVGDLDRAINFYEKAFGMELLHKQDNPEDKYTIAMMGYGPEDKNAVLELMYNYGVKEYDKGNAYAQIAIGTDDVYKTAEAIKLYGGKITREPGPLPGINTKITACLDPDGWKTVFVDNIDFAKELE; from the exons ATGGCAAGGATCCTCCCGATGGCCGCCTCCTACTCCCTCCAGCTCGCCGGCCTACGgcccccctcccccttctccgccGCCGTCCGGCTCGCCTCCAACGCCCGCCTCGGCCTCCACTCCGCTCCCTTCCGCCGCCTTGCTCTGTCCCATCTCGGAAGCG CTATGCATCACGGGCAGTTATTTGGAATAAAACCTTCTAAGTTGATAAGAAAAGCGAGTGGCATAGAGGCCAGTGCTGCTGGAAATATGACGACACAAGCAAGCACCACTGTTAGTCAAGAAGAGGCCTTAGAGTGGGTGAAAAAGGACAAGAGGAGGCTTCTTCATGTTGTTTATCGTGTTGGGGACTTGGACAAGACCATAAA GTTCTATACAGAGTGCTTGGGAATGAAGTTGCTGCGAAAACGTGACATTCCTGAGGAAAGATACACAAATGCTTTTCTTGGATATGGGCCTGAAGACTCACATTTTGTCGTTGAACTCACTTACA ATTATGGGGTTGACAAGTATGATATTGGAACTGGTTTTGGTCACTTCGGTATTGCAGTGGAGGAT GTTGCCAAGACGGTGGATCTTATAAAAGCCAAGGGAGGAAAGGTGACCAGGGAACCTAGCTCTTTAAAAGGGGGCAAAACTCTGGTTGCCTCTATTGAAGATCCTGATGGTTATAAGTTTGAGCTTTTGGAAAGGGGCCCTACACCAGAACCCTTTTGTCAATTAATGCTTCGTGTAGGAGACCTTGATCGTGCTATAAACTTCTATGAGAAG GCATTTGGTATGGAGCTTCTACACAAACAAGACAATCCTGAGGACAAG TATACTATAGCAATGATGGGATATGGTCCTGAAGATAAAAATGCAGTGCTGGAGTTGATGTACAACTACGGGGTTAAAGAATATGACAAAGGAAATGCCTATGCACAG ATTGCAATAGGTACAGATGATGTTTATAAAACTGCAGAAGCAATAAAATTGTATGGGGGAAAAATTACTCGTGAACCAGGCCCTTTACCTGGCATTAACACAAAGATCACTGCCTGCTTGGATCCTGATGGTTGGAAAACG GTCTTTGTCGACAACATAGATTTTGCCAAGGAACTGGAGTGA
- the LOC103702540 gene encoding VAN3-binding protein isoform X1 codes for MDRCAYLRQHLLECPSQQLENIEEEGPSICWHSSSLRAPETPTETMEFLARSWSLSAMEISKALAMLESKDPSDSPSCMEKPNHRSPARHSAENVPSAPTVTEDESSAEKPNVTPQAPTEAVGIGHPISPRDHHIDLKLLRGLPPRGKTMGGWLKDHKEKRRAEARTRNAEVYAATSVAGVAAAVAAVVASAVFSPDGSKTSSGSKITAAIASAAALVASHCVEIARAFGASHEQILAVIHSAVTAQTSGDVMALTAGAATALRGAATLRARLYKEIQSAALAGEKNETEGSALTFVSRGGDLLKRTRKGILHWKQVSAYINSSWQVIVKMKSTHMAGTFVKKKKSKISVVLDVCSNIPAWPGRELEDSSHQRAYFGVKTPERIIEFECKNKHDQQIWIEGIRLMLNCHANMNVTVSI; via the exons ATGGATAGATGTGCATATCTTCGCCAGCATCTTCTCGAGTGCCCATCACAGCAGCTGGAGAACATCGAAGAGGAAGGCCCCTCCATATGCTGGCATTCGTCATCGCTGCGGGCTCCCGAGACTCCTACAGAGACCATGGAGTTCCTCGCAAGGTCATGGAGCCTATCTGCCATGGAGATCTCGAAAGCCCTTGCGATGCTCGAGAGTAAAGATCCTTCGGACTCCCCCTCATGCATGGAGAAACCAAACCATCGCTCCCCAGCTCGGCACTCAGCTGAGAACGTTCCAAGTGCACCCACGGTCACGGAAGACGAAAGTTCAGCAGAAAAACCGAATGTTACGCCACAAGCGCCGACCGAAGCAGTTGGCATCGGCCATCCCATTTCTCCACGAGATCATCATATCGATCTCAAG CTTCTTAGAGGATTGCCACCGCGAGGGAAAACGATGGGTGGATGGCTGAAGGATcacaaggagaagagaagggcagAAGCTCGAACCCGCAATGCCGAAGTGTACGCCGCAACTTCGGTGGCAGGGGTAGCGGCTGCGGTTGCTGCTGTCGTAGCCAGCGCCGTCTTCTCGCCTGACGGGTCGAAGACCAGCTCTGGTTCAAAGATTACTGCAGCCATTGCTTCTGCTGCAGCACTGGTGGCATCGCACTGCGTGGAGATTGCTCGAGCATTTGGGGCCAGTCATGAGCAGATCTTAGCCGTCATCCACTCTGCCGTTACTGCACAAACTAGCGGAGATGTCATGGCGTTGACCGCTGGAGCTGCCACAG CCTTAAGGGGAGCAGCAACACTGAGGGCAAGGCTATATAAGGAAATACAGAGTGCAGCATTAGCAGGAGAAAAGAACGAAACAGAGGGATCAGCTTTGACTTTCGTTTCCAGAGGGGGGGATCTTCTTAAACGTACAAGAAAAG GTATTCTTCATTGGAAGCAAGTGTCAGCATACATAAACTCTAGTTGGCAG GTGATTGTTAAGATGAAAAGCACACATATGGCTGGAACCTTcgtgaagaagaaaaagagtaaGATCA GTGTTGTTCTTGATGTCTGCTCAAATATCCCAGCATGGCCCGGCAGAGAATTAGAAGATAGCAGCCATCAAAGAGCTTACTTCGGAGTCAAAACACCCGAAAGGATAATTGAATTTGAATGCAAAAACAAACATGACCAACAGATCTGGATTGAAGGCATACGCCTAATGTTAAATTGTCATGCCAACATGAATGTAACCGTGTCAATTTAA
- the LOC103702540 gene encoding VAN3-binding protein isoform X2 — protein sequence MDRCAYLRQHLLECPSQQLENIEEEGPSICWHSSSLRAPETPTETMEFLARSWSLSAMEISKALAMLESKDPSDSPSCMEKPNHRSPARHSAENVPSAPTVTEDESSAEKPNVTPQAPTEAVGIGHPISPRDHHIDLKLLRGLPPRGKTMGGWLKDHKEKRRAEARTRNAEVYAATSVAGVAAAVAAVVASAVFSPDGSKTSSGSKITAAIASAAALVASHCVEIARAFGASHEQILAVIHSAVTAQTSGDVMALTAGAATALRGAATLRARLYKEIQSAALAGEKNETEGSALTFVSRGGDLLKRTRKGILHWKQVSAYINSSWQVIVKMKSTHMAGTFVKKKKSVVLDVCSNIPAWPGRELEDSSHQRAYFGVKTPERIIEFECKNKHDQQIWIEGIRLMLNCHANMNVTVSI from the exons ATGGATAGATGTGCATATCTTCGCCAGCATCTTCTCGAGTGCCCATCACAGCAGCTGGAGAACATCGAAGAGGAAGGCCCCTCCATATGCTGGCATTCGTCATCGCTGCGGGCTCCCGAGACTCCTACAGAGACCATGGAGTTCCTCGCAAGGTCATGGAGCCTATCTGCCATGGAGATCTCGAAAGCCCTTGCGATGCTCGAGAGTAAAGATCCTTCGGACTCCCCCTCATGCATGGAGAAACCAAACCATCGCTCCCCAGCTCGGCACTCAGCTGAGAACGTTCCAAGTGCACCCACGGTCACGGAAGACGAAAGTTCAGCAGAAAAACCGAATGTTACGCCACAAGCGCCGACCGAAGCAGTTGGCATCGGCCATCCCATTTCTCCACGAGATCATCATATCGATCTCAAG CTTCTTAGAGGATTGCCACCGCGAGGGAAAACGATGGGTGGATGGCTGAAGGATcacaaggagaagagaagggcagAAGCTCGAACCCGCAATGCCGAAGTGTACGCCGCAACTTCGGTGGCAGGGGTAGCGGCTGCGGTTGCTGCTGTCGTAGCCAGCGCCGTCTTCTCGCCTGACGGGTCGAAGACCAGCTCTGGTTCAAAGATTACTGCAGCCATTGCTTCTGCTGCAGCACTGGTGGCATCGCACTGCGTGGAGATTGCTCGAGCATTTGGGGCCAGTCATGAGCAGATCTTAGCCGTCATCCACTCTGCCGTTACTGCACAAACTAGCGGAGATGTCATGGCGTTGACCGCTGGAGCTGCCACAG CCTTAAGGGGAGCAGCAACACTGAGGGCAAGGCTATATAAGGAAATACAGAGTGCAGCATTAGCAGGAGAAAAGAACGAAACAGAGGGATCAGCTTTGACTTTCGTTTCCAGAGGGGGGGATCTTCTTAAACGTACAAGAAAAG GTATTCTTCATTGGAAGCAAGTGTCAGCATACATAAACTCTAGTTGGCAG GTGATTGTTAAGATGAAAAGCACACATATGGCTGGAACCTTcgtgaagaagaaaaaga GTGTTGTTCTTGATGTCTGCTCAAATATCCCAGCATGGCCCGGCAGAGAATTAGAAGATAGCAGCCATCAAAGAGCTTACTTCGGAGTCAAAACACCCGAAAGGATAATTGAATTTGAATGCAAAAACAAACATGACCAACAGATCTGGATTGAAGGCATACGCCTAATGTTAAATTGTCATGCCAACATGAATGTAACCGTGTCAATTTAA